In [Limnothrix rosea] IAM M-220, one genomic interval encodes:
- a CDS encoding DUF565 domain-containing protein gives MQRTRLNTLFDDSLVKFGQFFQNPWRRFALIIISLLFGNFIGTVVPTTAGQTAAWDPVVGGILLVILEVMSRLYYKRPRWLRRSPDEELNQGRNLTFELINVFKIGLMYGLIVEALEIGS, from the coding sequence ATGCAGCGTACCCGACTCAACACCCTGTTTGACGACAGTCTCGTAAAATTTGGGCAATTTTTCCAAAATCCTTGGCGACGTTTTGCCCTTATTATCATTAGTCTGCTTTTCGGTAACTTTATTGGAACCGTTGTACCGACAACTGCCGGACAAACTGCCGCTTGGGATCCCGTGGTTGGAGGTATTTTGTTAGTCATTCTTGAAGTGATGAGCCGCCTTTATTACAAACGTCCGAGATGGTTGCGGCGATCGCCAGACGAAGAACTTAACCAAGGCAGGAACCTCACCTTTGAACTCATTAACGTCTTTAAAATTGGTTTAATGTACGGCCTCATTGTCGAAGCCCTAGAGATCGGTTCGTAG